In Chryseobacterium lactis, a single genomic region encodes these proteins:
- a CDS encoding SDR family oxidoreductase: protein MNKTILITGAASGFGKIAAFDLARKGHKVIATAQVYPQMSDLIREAKEQGVDLTVDKLDVTNPRDIAYILKKYDIDILISNAGIMEGGPIAEQPIDLIRSMFDVNVFGGLELAQGFVKKFIDQKRPGKIVFTTSMGGLWTVPYVAAYCASKHAMEAIAEGLKTELAAFNIKIATCNPGVFGTGFNDRGVDSIFRWYNPETNFTPSSAFDGAAESLAHQLDPQSMAECIVNVALDDNSNFRNVHPKETEDFVKQLQAEAWTAKS from the coding sequence ATGAATAAGACTATTTTAATTACAGGTGCAGCAAGCGGATTCGGAAAAATTGCTGCTTTCGATTTAGCTCGAAAAGGGCATAAAGTAATTGCCACGGCACAGGTTTACCCTCAGATGAGTGACTTAATCCGTGAAGCTAAAGAACAGGGAGTTGATTTAACAGTTGACAAACTGGATGTAACCAATCCACGAGATATTGCTTACATCCTTAAAAAGTATGATATCGACATTCTGATCAGCAATGCCGGGATCATGGAAGGAGGGCCAATTGCTGAGCAACCTATAGATCTGATCCGTTCTATGTTTGATGTTAATGTATTTGGCGGACTGGAACTGGCTCAGGGATTTGTAAAGAAATTCATTGATCAAAAAAGACCGGGTAAAATAGTATTTACAACGTCGATGGGAGGATTATGGACGGTACCCTATGTTGCAGCTTATTGTGCTTCAAAACATGCTATGGAAGCTATCGCTGAAGGGTTGAAGACAGAATTGGCAGCCTTTAATATTAAAATTGCAACCTGCAATCCGGGCGTATTCGGAACCGGGTTTAACGACAGGGGAGTAGATTCTATTTTCCGATGGTATAATCCTGAAACGAACTTTACACCTTCATCTGCTTTTGACGGGGCTGCAGAATCATTGGCACATCAGCTTGATCCCCAATCAATGGCAGAATGTATTGTAAATGTGGCATTGGATGACAATTCCAATTTCAGAAACGTACATCCGAAGGAAACGGAAGATTTTGTAAAACAGCTTCAGGCAGAAGCTTGGACAGCAAAAAGCTAG
- a CDS encoding GlcG/HbpS family heme-binding protein, with the protein MGISYNIAEKALQAAIQKAKSMNIPVSIAIVDTGGHLVAFARLDSVYGVIEFAVKKARTAVMFGVDSDIMGGIIAGAELHSYGMLNSNGGLLTIAGGVVIKDSEGNNIGAIGSSGGTPEQDKEIAGAGASAIA; encoded by the coding sequence ATGGGAATTAGTTATAACATAGCGGAAAAAGCGCTGCAAGCGGCTATACAAAAGGCAAAATCAATGAATATTCCGGTGAGCATTGCGATTGTAGATACAGGCGGACATCTGGTTGCTTTTGCAAGGCTGGACAGTGTATACGGAGTAATAGAATTTGCTGTAAAAAAGGCCAGAACTGCTGTAATGTTCGGCGTTGACAGTGATATTATGGGTGGAATTATCGCAGGTGCGGAACTTCATAGTTACGGAATGTTAAATTCTAATGGAGGGCTTTTGACGATTGCGGGAGGTGTGGTCATCAAAGATTCTGAAGGAAATAATATCGGAGCCATCGGGTCTTCAGGAGGAACACCTGAGCAGGATAAAGAAATTGCCGGTGCCGGTGCTTCTGCTATTGCTTAA
- a CDS encoding helix-turn-helix domain-containing protein, translating into MENTTEIIFDKLVYSCAFESYKGHEEFIPDHFIGFQISGETHAFHEQGKTIIKENTVVLVRKNQLIRTIKYPSKNEKYQFLSIALDTETLRQYSAENEIVMDHPFPDHERLFFEPDDFFKSYFLSLLPYVHKTKEIPSRLAILKVKEAIELVLQSNPEIKNLLFDFSEPHKIDLKEFMNKNFMFNVSIEAFARLTGRSLSGFKRDFNKTFTMNPQQWLKERRLKEAYYLIKNKDKKPSDIYLDLGFENLSHFYFSFKKKFGVTTSEI; encoded by the coding sequence ATGGAAAATACAACTGAAATTATATTTGACAAGCTGGTTTATTCCTGCGCTTTTGAATCGTACAAAGGACATGAGGAATTTATTCCTGATCATTTTATAGGGTTTCAGATATCCGGGGAGACTCATGCTTTTCATGAACAGGGTAAAACCATTATCAAAGAGAATACGGTGGTTCTGGTTAGAAAAAATCAACTGATCAGAACAATCAAATATCCTTCGAAAAACGAAAAATACCAGTTTCTTTCCATAGCATTAGATACTGAAACACTGAGACAATATTCGGCCGAAAATGAGATCGTCATGGATCATCCTTTTCCTGACCATGAAAGATTATTTTTTGAGCCTGATGATTTTTTTAAAAGCTATTTTTTATCACTCCTTCCTTATGTTCATAAAACAAAGGAGATTCCGTCAAGATTGGCTATTTTAAAGGTTAAAGAGGCAATAGAACTGGTTCTTCAAAGTAATCCGGAGATCAAAAATCTGTTGTTTGATTTTTCGGAACCTCACAAAATTGATCTGAAAGAGTTTATGAATAAAAACTTTATGTTTAATGTATCCATAGAAGCTTTTGCGCGTCTCACCGGACGAAGTCTTTCCGGCTTTAAGAGGGATTTTAATAAAACCTTTACTATGAACCCACAGCAATGGCTTAAGGAAAGAAGATTAAAGGAGGCTTATTATCTGATTAAAAATAAGGATAAAAAACCCTCGGATATTTACCTCGATCTGGGTTTTGAAAATCTGTCACATTTCTATTTTTCATTTAAAAAAAAATTTGGAGTTACTACATCAGAGATATGA
- a CDS encoding SDR family oxidoreductase, translated as MENIALVVGATGITGSNLAEELIAQGFTTYGLSRNPKDNISNLIPVQADLLDEENLTQALQGISPTHIYFTTWMRTGTEEENIRVNSALVRNLLNVLSAKKSVKHVALVTGLKHYLGPFEAYVKEGILPETPVREEHPRLSLPNFYYAQEDEVYKASERDGFTWSIHRPHTVVGYAVGNLMNIGTTLAVYASISKETARKFIWPGSEAQWNGISDVTDAKILAKQLLWASNTESAKNQAFNITNGDVFRWKWLWERLANWFGIEAEGFNGTVRPLEKELENDQQIWQNIARKYNLKESNLNHLASAWHTDLDLGRPLEVMCDMSKSRKLGFTAYSNTEDSFIEVFERLRRENIIP; from the coding sequence ATGGAAAATATTGCATTGGTAGTAGGCGCTACCGGAATTACAGGGAGCAACCTGGCAGAAGAACTTATAGCACAGGGATTTACAACTTACGGATTATCCAGAAATCCTAAAGACAACATTTCTAATCTTATTCCCGTTCAAGCGGATCTGTTGGATGAAGAAAATCTGACACAAGCCCTGCAGGGAATTTCTCCTACTCACATTTATTTTACAACCTGGATGCGAACCGGAACAGAAGAAGAAAACATTCGGGTAAACAGTGCTCTGGTTCGAAATTTATTAAATGTTTTGTCTGCGAAAAAATCGGTAAAGCATGTCGCATTAGTCACAGGATTAAAACATTATTTAGGCCCTTTTGAAGCCTATGTTAAAGAAGGAATTTTACCGGAAACACCGGTCCGGGAAGAACATCCCAGACTTTCTCTTCCCAATTTCTACTATGCTCAGGAAGATGAAGTATACAAAGCATCCGAAAGAGACGGCTTTACATGGAGTATTCACAGGCCTCATACCGTGGTAGGATATGCCGTGGGAAACCTCATGAATATAGGCACGACCTTAGCAGTCTACGCCAGTATCAGTAAAGAAACAGCAAGAAAATTCATATGGCCGGGATCTGAAGCCCAGTGGAATGGTATTTCTGATGTTACGGATGCCAAAATATTAGCCAAACAACTGTTGTGGGCATCAAATACCGAATCGGCAAAAAACCAGGCATTCAATATTACCAATGGTGATGTATTCCGATGGAAATGGCTCTGGGAAAGACTGGCCAACTGGTTTGGAATAGAAGCCGAAGGATTTAACGGTACAGTAAGACCATTGGAAAAAGAACTGGAAAATGATCAGCAGATCTGGCAGAACATCGCCCGAAAATATAACCTGAAAGAGAGTAATCTCAATCATTTAGCATCCGCCTGGCATACAGATCTCGATCTCGGAAGACCTCTTGAAGTGATGTGTGATATGTCTAAAAGCAGAAAGTTGGGTTTTACAGCCTATAGCAATACAGAAGACTCTTTCATTGAAGTATTTGAAAGGTTAAGGAGAGAAAATATAATTCCTTAA
- a CDS encoding Crp/Fnr family transcriptional regulator — translation MFEVLLSHIQNKVDITDDQKKLLQSFFSLKKLRKKQYLLQEGDICRCLSFVSKGLLKSYFLDEKGIEHINMFAFEGWWISDFNSFIHQEKAVLNIDAVEETEVLMITMEDYNRMLLEIPVMDRYFRILYQNSLVTKDHRLIVSNSYTAEEKYLQLAQKNPEMVKRVPHNLIASYLGLAPETVSRIRKKISLNNT, via the coding sequence ATGTTTGAAGTCCTGCTTTCCCATATTCAAAATAAGGTTGATATCACCGATGATCAGAAAAAACTGCTGCAATCATTCTTTAGTCTTAAAAAGCTTCGAAAAAAGCAATATCTTCTTCAGGAAGGAGATATCTGCAGATGTTTATCTTTTGTAAGTAAAGGCCTGCTTAAATCATATTTTTTGGATGAAAAAGGAATTGAGCATATCAATATGTTTGCTTTTGAAGGCTGGTGGATCTCTGACTTCAACAGTTTTATCCATCAGGAAAAAGCTGTTTTGAATATCGATGCTGTGGAAGAAACCGAAGTCCTCATGATTACCATGGAAGATTACAACAGAATGCTGCTGGAAATCCCCGTAATGGATCGCTATTTCAGGATTTTATACCAAAACAGTCTGGTGACAAAAGACCACAGACTGATTGTTTCCAATAGTTATACGGCAGAAGAAAAATATCTTCAACTGGCACAGAAGAACCCTGAAATGGTCAAAAGAGTTCCCCATAATCTTATTGCGTCCTATCTTGGGCTTGCTCCTGAAACCGTGAGCAGAATCCGAAAAAAGATTTCTCTTAATAACACTTGA
- a CDS encoding PPC domain-containing DNA-binding protein, translating to MEAQNLKGNNWSARKVDHIYIVSLKNHSNIVETLTDFVQNQNIRAGEVTGIGAVREATLRFFNPSTKKYVDKTFKEQMEVSNISGNVSEIEDKLTLHLHITLGREDYTALAGHLLEAEIQGAAEFIFYPLNTRVIKIKNEDAGINLYDFEK from the coding sequence ATGGAAGCTCAGAACCTTAAAGGAAATAACTGGTCGGCAAGAAAAGTCGATCACATCTATATTGTAAGTCTTAAGAACCATTCCAACATCGTGGAAACTTTAACCGATTTCGTTCAAAATCAAAATATCCGGGCCGGAGAAGTTACCGGTATCGGAGCTGTACGTGAAGCGACCTTACGTTTTTTTAATCCTTCAACAAAAAAGTATGTTGACAAAACCTTCAAAGAACAGATGGAGGTCAGCAATATTTCCGGAAATGTGTCTGAAATAGAAGATAAACTGACACTTCATCTTCATATTACTTTAGGAAGAGAAGATTATACGGCTTTAGCGGGACATCTTCTGGAAGCTGAAATTCAGGGAGCTGCAGAATTTATTTTCTATCCTTTAAATACCAGAGTCATAAAAATTAAAAATGAAGATGCAGGGATTAATCTCTATGATTTCGAGAAATAA
- a CDS encoding chloramphenicol acetyltransferase yields the protein MKIVDLEQWNRKEHFEFFSNMASPYFGFTTEVDCTKAYQTAKEKGYSFFAYYFHKSMVAVNTVDELKIRIVDGQIIQYDTVHAGSTIGRPDGTFGFSFTHFSEDFEIFNAALQEEIKGVHQSSGLRLSNNRLGKDHVRHTTIPWSSFSAILHPTDFNTSESVPKISFGKFNIREGRKYLPVSIEAHHGLADGIHIAKYLEEFQRQLDQ from the coding sequence ATGAAGATTGTAGACCTCGAGCAGTGGAACAGAAAGGAACATTTTGAATTTTTCTCTAATATGGCAAGTCCTTATTTCGGTTTTACAACGGAAGTAGACTGTACAAAAGCTTACCAAACAGCTAAGGAAAAAGGGTATTCTTTCTTTGCTTATTATTTTCACAAGTCGATGGTTGCGGTAAATACGGTTGATGAACTCAAAATCAGAATCGTCGACGGACAAATTATACAGTATGATACGGTGCATGCCGGAAGTACTATCGGAAGGCCGGACGGAACTTTTGGTTTCTCATTTACCCATTTTTCAGAAGATTTTGAAATATTTAATGCGGCTTTGCAGGAGGAAATCAAAGGTGTGCATCAGTCTTCGGGGCTTCGTCTTAGCAATAATCGATTGGGGAAAGACCATGTAAGACATACTACAATCCCATGGAGTTCTTTCAGTGCCATCCTTCATCCCACAGATTTTAATACTTCGGAATCGGTTCCCAAGATTTCTTTTGGTAAATTCAATATCCGTGAAGGCAGAAAATATCTTCCGGTTTCCATTGAAGCTCATCACGGACTGGCAGACGGAATTCATATTGCAAAATATCTGGAAGAATTTCAGCGGCAACTGGATCAGTAA
- a CDS encoding tellurite resistance TerB C-terminal domain-containing protein, with the protein MLNDNPSIHSNDFIIDVSGNTDIPIHFDNDRPVSDRIAADTHQNISYDPGSLKPGKKYARKLSLNEPQILMLDNISFSDNVFNEIEYCRIQIIKQFLRAVEFLEKNCIPVNKSYSTVIDELSEIIICLQYNYRKDSLNYNYTYQSIQTEIFNHILKLCENNVREVYGIKRKIGADFNYNHPDILHQYNRKIVSKLDVFLTENQYQILDADYKTNIILNENNTNRWKIKFDLIKEDYSNPLAFEREIFRLAEVNSKNPSVDAIFFEASKFVAEHDKTCALRLYIHYLDKDLNSPKFDHRQLGKTIQKTLFSTKEQVSDFERILSELIADRNIEAAIEKVNQLYLPKRKRITIDPEAIKNIQALDSETADILGQILNEEEAGILVKPEESFEEQEEIDLIITQQISELQASKYLDDLNLTIIQKEILDVFEKQSFNILQSDFEIFIKTKGLFMGSAIDSINECCFECLDDVLIEEEDEYFIINTQYYKKLLNND; encoded by the coding sequence ATGCTGAACGACAATCCCTCAATACATTCCAACGATTTTATTATTGATGTTTCCGGTAATACGGATATTCCCATTCATTTTGACAATGATCGCCCTGTTTCCGACAGGATAGCGGCCGATACTCATCAGAATATATCTTATGATCCGGGTTCCTTGAAACCAGGGAAAAAGTATGCCCGAAAACTGAGCCTGAACGAGCCTCAGATCTTGATGTTGGATAACATCTCATTTTCTGATAATGTTTTTAATGAGATTGAATACTGCCGGATCCAGATCATAAAACAATTTCTAAGGGCAGTAGAATTTCTTGAAAAGAACTGTATTCCCGTGAATAAGTCGTATTCAACTGTGATTGATGAACTTTCGGAAATTATTATATGTCTTCAGTATAACTACAGAAAAGACAGCTTAAATTATAATTATACCTATCAATCCATACAGACTGAAATCTTTAATCATATTCTGAAATTATGTGAAAATAATGTCAGAGAAGTCTATGGAATTAAAAGAAAGATCGGTGCCGATTTTAATTACAATCATCCCGATATTCTGCATCAGTATAACAGAAAAATAGTCTCTAAACTGGACGTTTTTCTAACTGAAAATCAATATCAGATCCTTGATGCAGACTATAAGACGAATATCATCCTCAATGAGAACAATACCAATCGATGGAAAATTAAATTTGATCTCATCAAAGAAGATTATTCCAATCCATTGGCTTTTGAAAGGGAAATTTTCAGGCTTGCGGAAGTAAACAGCAAGAATCCATCCGTTGATGCGATATTCTTTGAGGCTTCAAAATTTGTTGCAGAGCACGATAAAACCTGTGCTTTAAGACTTTATATTCACTATCTGGATAAAGATCTGAACTCACCTAAATTTGATCACAGGCAGTTGGGTAAAACGATTCAGAAGACTTTATTTTCTACGAAAGAGCAAGTTTCAGATTTTGAAAGAATTCTAAGTGAATTGATTGCCGACAGAAATATAGAAGCTGCGATTGAAAAGGTAAATCAACTTTATCTTCCAAAGAGAAAAAGAATTACTATTGATCCGGAAGCTATTAAAAATATACAGGCTCTCGATTCTGAAACGGCTGATATTTTAGGACAAATCCTTAATGAAGAAGAGGCGGGAATTTTGGTAAAACCAGAAGAATCTTTTGAGGAACAGGAAGAAATAGACCTTATAATCACTCAACAAATTTCAGAACTTCAGGCATCAAAATATCTGGATGATCTGAATCTTACAATCATTCAAAAAGAAATTCTGGATGTATTTGAAAAACAGAGTTTCAATATTCTTCAAAGTGATTTTGAAATTTTTATAAAAACAAAAGGCCTTTTCATGGGTTCTGCCATAGATTCTATTAATGAATGTTGCTTTGAATGTCTTGATGATGTTCTGATTGAAGAAGAAGATGAATATTTTATTATTAACACCCAATATTATAAAAAACTTTTAAACAATGATTGA
- a CDS encoding ATP-binding protein produces the protein MIDNIKPKEATSIINSLVSGVVPKIGVQHITVGRSEEVNAFIGSLEDVKNGLSLVKFWIGDFGSGKSFMLHLLNTVALKQKFVVANADFTPDNRLYANDGKSVILYSAIMDNISIQTKPEGGALQTLLEKWIEQVIAKTAEENHISLMEIRTDQYLNLIQNSIMKTVNEITEVGGFDFGSAIVKYYEGYIKGDELLRRNALKWLKGEYTTKTEARQDLGIREIINDSNYYDMLKNFCKLFVSMGYSGFMINLDEAINLYKISVSASREKNYEKILSIYNDCFQGKVSNLFINFAGTKEFLENERRGLFSYQALKSRLEGNRFETSEFRDFAQPVIKLMPLNHNEIFVLLKKLKYIFDYNYKTELNISDEEISTFMEEMFNKPGAAEFLTPREVIRDFLNILNIIRQNPEVDKTRLFGEIEITDERPNDLILLDSIEEL, from the coding sequence ATGATTGACAATATTAAACCCAAAGAAGCCACTTCCATTATCAACTCCCTGGTAAGCGGTGTCGTGCCTAAAATTGGGGTACAACATATTACTGTAGGAAGATCTGAAGAAGTGAATGCTTTCATCGGTTCTTTGGAAGATGTGAAAAACGGATTGAGTCTTGTTAAATTTTGGATCGGAGATTTTGGAAGCGGAAAATCTTTTATGCTTCATCTTTTGAATACAGTGGCTCTAAAACAGAAATTTGTAGTTGCCAATGCAGATTTTACTCCTGACAACAGGCTTTATGCCAATGATGGTAAAAGTGTGATCCTCTATTCTGCGATCATGGATAATATTTCCATCCAGACAAAACCGGAAGGAGGTGCTTTACAGACTTTACTGGAAAAGTGGATTGAACAGGTTATTGCCAAAACAGCTGAAGAAAACCATATTTCATTGATGGAGATCAGAACTGACCAGTATCTGAACCTGATTCAGAATTCTATTATGAAGACGGTAAACGAGATTACAGAAGTGGGCGGGTTTGATTTTGGTTCTGCCATCGTTAAATATTATGAAGGCTACATCAAAGGAGATGAATTATTACGCAGAAACGCCCTGAAATGGTTAAAAGGAGAGTACACCACCAAAACAGAAGCCAGGCAAGATCTTGGTATACGAGAGATCATCAATGACTCCAATTATTATGACATGCTTAAGAATTTCTGTAAGCTTTTTGTGAGCATGGGTTACAGTGGGTTTATGATCAATCTTGATGAGGCCATTAATCTGTATAAAATTTCCGTTTCCGCATCGCGTGAGAAAAATTACGAGAAAATATTATCAATTTATAATGACTGTTTCCAGGGTAAAGTCTCTAATCTTTTTATCAATTTTGCAGGAACAAAGGAGTTTTTGGAAAATGAAAGGAGAGGGCTCTTTAGTTATCAGGCATTAAAATCAAGATTGGAAGGAAATAGGTTCGAAACTTCGGAATTTCGTGATTTTGCACAACCGGTTATTAAACTGATGCCTTTAAATCATAATGAAATTTTTGTTTTGCTTAAAAAACTAAAGTACATTTTTGATTACAATTATAAAACAGAATTGAATATCTCAGATGAGGAGATTTCCACTTTTATGGAAGAGATGTTCAATAAACCGGGTGCAGCAGAATTCCTTACACCGAGGGAAGTGATCAGGGATTTTCTGAATATACTCAATATCATCAGGCAAAATCCGGAAGTCGATAAAACCAGGCTTTTCGGAGAGATCGAAATTACTGATGAAAGACCGAATGACCTTATTCTTTTAGATAGTATTGAGGAATTATGA
- a CDS encoding DEAD/DEAH box helicase — MTAFDLLSEPIRKYIRDKKWESLRPIQDAAIQRIIPTDYNYILISRTASGKTEAAFLPILSKVNFKEPGVKVLYISPLIALINDQFVRVESLCEYLDVPVTKWHGEAAKGAKDRLLKNPEGIVLITPESLEAMFVNKPYHIKHLFSTLEYVVIDEIHSFLGSDRGTHLQSLLNRLQRINTKKFSIVGLSATVSDTNQYIELKDFLGDQDRTRIIRDTTPKPINVVFKYFEGSVEELPLPLLKDLYTRTRDSKVLIFPNARGRVEEVAVKLKQISERVGGHKNYFSHHSSVDKEVREYVEFFAKNSSIQNFCISCTSTLELGIDIGNVDEVVQIDATHSIASLIQRVGRSGRREGKASNLFLYATEKWSLLQSLACWLLYQEQYIEPIAVNEKPYDVLVHQILSIVKGTSGISLPHLLNEITTNSTFLYIKPDEIEDIITHLISIDFLEKLGHELIIGVEGEEVVNSRDFYSLFETPVFFKVASNGVKIGELPLSPQIRENENIYLSAKIWSIIDIDFQTRKIEVIPAMDGRKPKFYGSAANIAFRIREKMFEIVMSKEDYGFMDETGKEVIAALRKEFSVFKINDFKIERPLLVSNDHLTFYSFTSSKINKTLRFILDQLEIENTLDDEDSTFKIESLTASELNAVLKNIDRNQNIDQILTELLENIPEIIDFSKWGKYLPIQYQAALLKEKHFDFKGCYAYLDQLVVIENNIN; from the coding sequence ATGACAGCATTTGATCTTCTTTCTGAGCCTATCAGAAAATATATCCGGGATAAAAAATGGGAAAGCTTAAGACCTATTCAGGACGCTGCCATTCAACGGATTATTCCAACCGATTATAATTATATTTTAATATCAAGAACAGCTTCAGGTAAAACTGAGGCTGCTTTTCTGCCTATTTTATCTAAGGTCAACTTTAAAGAACCCGGAGTGAAGGTGCTTTATATTTCTCCCTTGATTGCCTTAATCAATGATCAGTTTGTACGTGTTGAAAGCCTTTGTGAATATCTTGATGTTCCTGTAACGAAATGGCACGGGGAAGCAGCAAAAGGAGCCAAAGACAGACTTCTTAAAAACCCGGAAGGAATTGTTCTGATTACGCCGGAATCACTGGAAGCGATGTTTGTCAATAAACCTTATCATATCAAACATTTATTCTCAACGCTGGAGTATGTTGTTATTGATGAGATTCATTCATTCCTGGGTTCCGATCGGGGTACTCATTTACAATCATTATTGAACAGACTTCAACGGATTAATACTAAGAAATTCAGTATTGTAGGACTTTCTGCGACAGTAAGCGATACCAATCAGTATATTGAACTTAAAGATTTTCTCGGAGATCAGGACCGCACCAGGATTATCAGGGATACCACTCCCAAGCCTATTAATGTTGTTTTTAAATATTTTGAAGGTTCTGTAGAAGAACTGCCTTTGCCGCTCCTGAAAGACCTGTATACAAGAACAAGAGACAGCAAAGTCCTTATATTTCCAAATGCACGTGGGAGAGTGGAAGAAGTTGCCGTGAAACTGAAACAAATTTCAGAAAGGGTAGGCGGTCATAAAAATTACTTTTCCCATCATTCCTCGGTAGATAAGGAAGTTCGTGAATATGTTGAATTTTTTGCGAAAAATTCCAGTATTCAGAATTTTTGCATTTCCTGTACTTCAACTCTGGAATTAGGGATTGACATTGGAAATGTAGATGAGGTTGTACAGATCGATGCTACTCACAGCATTGCTTCTCTGATTCAAAGAGTAGGAAGAAGCGGAAGAAGGGAAGGAAAAGCCAGTAATTTATTCCTGTATGCTACTGAAAAGTGGAGCTTGCTGCAGTCTCTGGCTTGCTGGCTGCTATATCAGGAGCAGTATATAGAACCCATTGCCGTCAATGAAAAACCTTACGATGTTTTGGTGCATCAGATTCTGTCCATAGTTAAAGGAACTTCCGGGATTTCTTTGCCTCATTTATTAAATGAAATAACGACAAATTCTACTTTTTTATATATCAAACCGGATGAAATTGAAGATATTATTACCCATCTTATTTCCATTGATTTTTTAGAAAAGTTAGGACATGAACTGATCATTGGAGTTGAAGGAGAAGAAGTGGTTAATAGTAGAGATTTTTACAGCCTTTTTGAAACTCCTGTATTTTTCAAGGTAGCAAGTAACGGGGTTAAGATTGGCGAGTTGCCGTTATCGCCTCAGATAAGGGAGAATGAAAATATTTACCTGTCTGCAAAAATCTGGAGTATCATTGATATTGATTTTCAAACCAGAAAAATAGAAGTAATTCCTGCTATGGACGGCAGAAAACCCAAGTTCTATGGAAGTGCGGCAAATATTGCCTTCCGGATCAGGGAAAAAATGTTTGAAATTGTTATGTCAAAAGAAGACTACGGCTTTATGGATGAAACAGGAAAGGAAGTGATTGCAGCTTTAAGGAAAGAATTTTCTGTATTTAAAATCAACGATTTCAAAATAGAAAGGCCTTTACTGGTGAGCAACGATCATCTTACATTTTATTCCTTTACAAGTTCTAAGATCAATAAGACACTGCGTTTTATTCTCGATCAATTAGAGATAGAAAACACCCTTGATGACGAGGATAGTACCTTTAAAATAGAAAGTCTTACTGCTTCTGAACTGAATGCCGTTTTAAAAAATATAGACCGGAATCAAAATATTGATCAAATATTAACAGAACTTCTGGAAAATATCCCTGAGATTATTGATTTTTCAAAGTGGGGAAAATACCTTCCTATTCAATATCAGGCTGCTTTACTTAAAGAAAAGCATTTTGACTTTAAAGGGTGCTATGCCTATCTGGATCAATTGGTAGTGATTGAAAATAATATTAATTAA